In one Bacteroides intestinalis DSM 17393 genomic region, the following are encoded:
- a CDS encoding RagB/SusD family nutrient uptake outer membrane protein: MTKIKLIIISALFLMGAAGCSESFLDQEPENVIPESMIYEDKELVLSVLSNLYGRVNWGQNNGDYGSYDQLDEANKCYGSPWVIFTEYDRNSWRVRDYDFVRRVNLFLQGVRGSSALQDSEKKAFEGEARFLRAWHYFHMARTLGGMPLVGDQVFNYESGIDVETYQMPRSTEAGIYDYIISECDEIARQLTEQMTINSARANKWAALMLKARAAVYAGSIANYGNKITPTLKTDNGEVGIPADLATKYYETALAAAEEVIESSPYELQISDPQDLGLSFYKAVCQKSNNKEVIWALDRSVTDKVTTNFTAWCMPFSLKDGIQGNALGALLNLVESFENKDGSNSEIKTHDANGDFVFYDNPEEPFEMKDARLWGTVIWPNALYRSEPVALQAGLLIKDTENPSQWKTKISSLGATTEDGQLITALDGPLATAGDRFNKTGFLVRKFLDEAANAGSDTQNSEMWYPRFRFAEALLIAAEAAYELGGVNKVKAVEYINRVRARGGIKELTESTITFEHIVNEYRVEFAFEDHRWWDLKRWRLAHTVWNGVIDSPTAQMYSLFPYKVYAPGSPYDGKWAFEKSRSYMAPNARNFTMRCYYGSIDDGWINKNPKLVKNPLQ, encoded by the coding sequence ATGACTAAAATAAAATTGATAATCATATCCGCCCTTTTCTTAATGGGGGCTGCCGGTTGTTCGGAATCCTTTTTGGATCAGGAACCTGAAAATGTGATACCTGAGAGCATGATTTATGAAGATAAGGAACTTGTATTATCCGTACTTTCAAATTTGTATGGCAGAGTAAACTGGGGACAGAATAATGGGGATTATGGAAGTTACGACCAGTTGGACGAAGCTAATAAATGTTATGGAAGTCCGTGGGTGATATTTACGGAGTATGACCGGAACTCATGGAGAGTCCGTGATTATGACTTTGTACGCCGGGTAAACTTGTTTTTGCAGGGCGTCAGAGGCAGTAGTGCACTTCAGGATAGTGAGAAAAAGGCTTTTGAGGGAGAGGCTCGTTTTCTGCGTGCCTGGCATTATTTCCACATGGCCCGTACTTTGGGTGGTATGCCGCTTGTTGGAGACCAAGTGTTTAATTATGAATCGGGAATAGATGTGGAAACCTACCAGATGCCACGTTCCACAGAGGCGGGAATCTATGATTATATAATCAGCGAATGTGATGAAATTGCCCGCCAGCTAACCGAACAAATGACTATAAATTCTGCTCGGGCCAATAAATGGGCGGCTTTAATGTTGAAGGCACGTGCTGCCGTGTATGCAGGTTCCATTGCAAATTATGGTAATAAGATTACTCCGACTCTGAAGACTGATAATGGAGAAGTCGGTATTCCGGCTGATTTAGCAACCAAATACTATGAGACTGCATTGGCTGCTGCTGAGGAAGTTATAGAAAGCAGCCCTTATGAATTGCAGATTTCCGATCCTCAGGATTTAGGGTTGAGCTTTTATAAGGCTGTATGCCAGAAATCGAATAATAAAGAAGTTATTTGGGCTTTGGACAGATCTGTGACGGATAAGGTAACGACTAACTTCACAGCTTGGTGTATGCCTTTCTCTTTGAAGGATGGAATACAGGGAAATGCTCTGGGAGCACTTCTTAATTTAGTGGAATCTTTTGAAAACAAGGATGGAAGCAACTCCGAGATAAAGACGCATGATGCTAATGGCGACTTTGTGTTCTATGATAATCCGGAAGAGCCTTTCGAAATGAAAGATGCCCGATTGTGGGGGACTGTGATATGGCCTAATGCACTTTATAGAAGTGAGCCGGTGGCTCTACAAGCTGGTTTGCTGATTAAGGATACAGAGAATCCGAGCCAATGGAAAACAAAGATCAGTTCTTTAGGTGCAACCACTGAAGACGGGCAGCTAATTACTGCACTGGACGGACCATTAGCAACGGCAGGCGACAGATTTAATAAGACCGGCTTTTTGGTACGTAAATTCCTGGATGAAGCCGCCAATGCAGGATCGGATACGCAGAATAGTGAGATGTGGTATCCCCGTTTCCGTTTCGCAGAGGCTTTGCTGATTGCAGCGGAAGCAGCTTATGAATTAGGGGGAGTGAACAAGGTGAAAGCCGTCGAATATATAAACAGAGTTCGTGCTCGTGGTGGAATTAAAGAATTGACGGAATCCACGATTACTTTTGAGCACATTGTGAATGAGTATAGGGTTGAGTTTGCCTTTGAAGATCATCGTTGGTGGGACTTGAAACGTTGGAGACTTGCCCATACTGTATGGAATGGAGTCATTGACAGTCCGACTGCACAGATGTATTCTCTTTTCCCCTATAAGGTGTATGCACCCGGTTCGCCATATGATGGTAAGTGGGCTTTCGAGAAAAGCAGATCTTACATGGCGCCGAATGCAAGGAACTTCACCATGCGATGTTATTACGGTTCGATTGATGATGGCTGGATTAACAAGAACCCGAAGCTGGTTAAGAACCCATTACAGTAA
- a CDS encoding glycoside hydrolase family 31 protein, translating to MNMKFYLKISSILVAAAFLSTLPVEAQTFRQTKQGITGTTQGMDIEIQFVSPEIVRVVKAPEGRSFTKKSLSVVKSPESMSVTTEKKGETVSLKSNAVRVDFNVETGRISFFDKQGKALFTEKDYGAQFTPFNDAGNQTFSVRQAFLLDKDEAIYGLGQQQVDDLNQRNHKHFMRQRALYASVPIIQSTKGYGMFWDNYSPTTYTDNPQEMSFDSEVGECMDYYFMYGGNADGVIAQIRDLTGQAPMYPLWTFGFWQSRERYKSQQETMEVVDKYRELGIPLDGIIQDWQYWGPNSNWNSMNFDNPEFPDPQKMIDHVKKKNAKIMISIWASFGPDTNPYKDLEKINALFNFKTWPADGGVKVYDAYNEKARDIYWKHLNKGLFSKGIDAWWTDSTEPDHLDVQERDFDIPTAMGTYRSVVNAFPLMSNKGVYEHQRAVTSDKRVYLLTRCAFAGQQRYAANTWSGDVMCNWETFRKQIPTGLNFSLSGIPYWNTDIGGFFNWPYYGGAENKAYHELYTRWFQYGTFLPMQRSHGSGVKKEIYNLGKKGDWVYDSEEKYINLRYALLPYLYSTGWQVTDNAGSFLRALFMDFNEDKKVHTISNQYMFGKAFLVTPVTRNMYVFSDKEQWKDPYEDFSKTGTQDVYLPKGTKWFDFWTGEALNGGQMVTKEVPIDIIPLYVRAGSIVPFGPKVQYSTEKKWNNLEIRIYPGADGEFVLYEDENDNYNYEKGAYSIIKFTWDDAKRTLNIADREGTFPGMLKSRKFNIVVVDKENGTGSVQSTNFTKSVSYGGKKKSVKL from the coding sequence ATGAACATGAAGTTTTATTTAAAAATCAGTAGTATACTGGTGGCTGCAGCTTTCTTATCGACCTTGCCTGTCGAGGCTCAGACTTTCCGGCAAACTAAGCAGGGAATAACGGGTACTACGCAGGGAATGGATATTGAAATCCAATTCGTCAGTCCTGAAATTGTACGTGTGGTGAAGGCGCCCGAAGGACGTAGCTTTACAAAGAAAAGCCTTTCTGTAGTTAAAAGCCCTGAAAGCATGTCTGTAACGACCGAGAAGAAAGGGGAAACCGTTTCCCTGAAAAGCAATGCTGTACGCGTTGATTTCAATGTGGAGACCGGACGGATTTCTTTCTTTGACAAGCAAGGAAAGGCATTATTTACCGAGAAAGATTATGGTGCTCAGTTTACTCCGTTCAATGATGCGGGGAATCAGACTTTTAGTGTGCGTCAAGCTTTTTTGTTGGATAAGGATGAGGCTATCTATGGTCTGGGACAGCAGCAGGTTGATGATCTGAATCAGCGCAATCATAAACATTTCATGCGTCAGCGTGCATTATATGCCAGTGTTCCAATTATTCAGTCTACAAAAGGGTACGGAATGTTTTGGGATAATTATTCCCCAACCACTTATACAGATAATCCGCAGGAGATGTCCTTTGATTCGGAAGTGGGAGAGTGTATGGATTATTACTTTATGTATGGCGGCAATGCAGATGGCGTGATAGCGCAGATACGCGACTTAACGGGACAGGCACCTATGTATCCGTTGTGGACATTCGGTTTCTGGCAATCGCGTGAGCGTTACAAATCACAACAGGAAACGATGGAAGTCGTGGATAAGTATCGTGAGTTAGGGATTCCTTTGGATGGAATTATTCAGGACTGGCAATATTGGGGGCCGAACTCTAACTGGAACTCTATGAATTTTGATAATCCGGAGTTCCCTGATCCTCAGAAGATGATCGATCATGTGAAGAAGAAAAATGCGAAGATTATGATCTCTATATGGGCTTCATTCGGGCCGGATACGAATCCGTACAAGGACTTGGAGAAAATCAATGCCCTGTTCAACTTCAAGACATGGCCTGCAGACGGGGGAGTGAAAGTTTATGATGCTTATAATGAAAAAGCACGTGATATTTATTGGAAACATTTGAATAAAGGCCTGTTTAGTAAAGGAATTGATGCCTGGTGGACAGATTCAACGGAACCTGATCATCTGGATGTTCAGGAAAGAGACTTTGATATTCCGACGGCAATGGGAACTTATCGTAGTGTAGTAAATGCTTTCCCGTTGATGAGCAACAAGGGAGTTTATGAGCATCAGCGTGCTGTAACCTCTGATAAACGCGTGTATCTGCTGACTCGTTGTGCATTTGCCGGACAACAGCGTTATGCGGCGAATACTTGGTCGGGAGATGTTATGTGTAATTGGGAAACATTCCGTAAGCAGATTCCCACAGGTTTGAACTTTTCTCTATCGGGAATACCTTACTGGAATACGGATATAGGTGGATTCTTTAACTGGCCTTATTATGGTGGGGCTGAAAATAAAGCTTATCATGAACTGTATACCCGTTGGTTTCAATATGGTACATTCTTGCCCATGCAGCGTTCGCATGGAAGTGGCGTGAAAAAGGAAATCTACAATCTGGGTAAAAAGGGTGACTGGGTGTATGATTCGGAAGAGAAATACATAAACCTGCGCTATGCACTGCTGCCGTATCTGTATTCAACAGGATGGCAGGTGACTGATAATGCAGGTTCTTTCCTCCGTGCCTTGTTCATGGACTTCAACGAAGATAAGAAGGTACACACTATCAGTAATCAGTATATGTTTGGAAAGGCATTTCTTGTGACTCCTGTAACCAGGAATATGTATGTATTCTCTGATAAGGAACAGTGGAAAGATCCGTATGAAGATTTTAGTAAGACAGGAACACAGGATGTTTATCTTCCTAAGGGCACCAAATGGTTTGACTTTTGGACGGGAGAAGCATTGAATGGCGGACAGATGGTTACCAAAGAGGTTCCTATCGATATTATTCCATTGTATGTACGTGCGGGTTCCATTGTTCCTTTTGGACCGAAAGTGCAGTATTCTACAGAGAAGAAATGGAATAATCTGGAGATACGCATTTATCCCGGAGCCGATGGCGAATTTGTGCTGTATGAAGATGAAAACGATAATTATAACTATGAGAAAGGTGCCTATTCAATCATTAAGTTTACTTGGGATGATGCAAAGCGGACGTTGAATATCGCAGATCGGGAAGGAACTTTCCCCGGTATGTTGAAATCACGTAAGTTCAATATCGTTGTGGTGGATAAGGAGAATGGGACAGGGAGTGTTCAGTCGACGAATTTCACGAAATCGGTTTCATATGGCGGGAAGAAGAAATCGGTTAAATTGTAA
- a CDS encoding glycoside hydrolase family 2 protein, whose protein sequence is MRISKVLIAWGIMVLLATSCKQVVREMDLSGEWEIALDSLDKGISEKWYMESFPDKITLPGTLCDAGYGTPCTLEPTMDKEIFLNLKRKFDYLGPAWYKKECFIPAEWNEKDVFLTLERVIWNSQVWINGTKVEGFNESLTTPHYFNLSKYLVPGENNKIVIRIDNRRQHDISVKNLAHAYTNDTQTMWNGILGKIALTAKDKVQIEELRLTPDIDNQTVNVSIKIGSNGSSPVSGKLLFAVKDPKGNKLANKEVQVNNTEMTFTYPINNPMLWDEFNPNIYEAAATLEMEGMTDSKCETFGMRKLTNQNALLQINNRRLFLRGTLECCIFPLKGYPPMDEAGWEKVFSAARDYGMNHLRFHSWCPPEAAFNVADRMGFYIQVELPLWTLNVGEDKGTVDFLYNEAAHIMKEYGNHPSFCFWSLGNELQGDFSVMDKLLTTIKQQDSRHLYMTTTFTFEPGHGSWPEPNDDFWVTQWTKNGWVRGQGIFDDQPVSFNKDFSSAIEGLPVPLITHEIGQYSVFPNLKEIDKYTGNLIPLNFKAVAADLKKKGRLHLAESNLMASGKLATILYKEEIERALKTPGFSGFQLLDLHDFPGQGTALVGIIDAFWESKGLITPEEFRNFCSPVVPLARFEKATYVNNETFKAQFEATNFSDKVLSDIQPEWTLSDSKGTVIAQGNLDKQEIPVGNAFNLGSISVPLESISVADQLTLSIRFTGTQYQNSWNVWVYPQEVPEVGKEIFYTRSFADAEKALSQGKKVLLNPEKEEINGLEGKFVQVFWSPVHFPNQPGTMGIFCDPTHPALADFPTEMHSNWQWWNICKNATTMELDSLKNNMQPIVRMVDNFYKNRNLGLLFEVKAGYGKLLVCSSDLAKDLNTRPVARQLRYSLLKYMESDKFNPQEEVAFKQIKQVLHNVNRTKEEKKSIYE, encoded by the coding sequence ATGAGAATAAGTAAAGTTTTAATCGCCTGGGGCATCATGGTCCTATTGGCAACCTCGTGTAAACAAGTAGTACGCGAGATGGATCTCTCCGGAGAATGGGAAATAGCACTGGACAGTCTGGATAAAGGCATTTCAGAAAAATGGTATATGGAATCGTTTCCAGATAAGATCACTCTCCCCGGAACACTTTGTGATGCCGGCTATGGAACTCCATGTACCCTCGAACCTACCATGGACAAGGAGATATTCTTAAATTTGAAACGTAAATTCGACTATCTCGGCCCAGCCTGGTACAAGAAAGAATGCTTCATCCCGGCAGAATGGAACGAAAAAGATGTCTTCCTTACTCTTGAACGCGTGATATGGAATTCGCAAGTATGGATCAATGGTACTAAAGTAGAAGGATTCAATGAAAGTCTTACCACTCCTCACTATTTCAACTTGAGCAAGTATCTTGTTCCAGGAGAGAATAACAAAATCGTTATACGCATCGATAACCGGAGACAGCATGATATATCAGTCAAAAACCTTGCACATGCTTATACGAATGATACCCAGACTATGTGGAATGGCATCTTGGGAAAAATAGCATTGACAGCAAAAGATAAGGTACAGATTGAGGAATTGCGCTTAACACCCGATATTGATAACCAAACGGTCAATGTCAGTATAAAAATCGGAAGTAACGGTTCATCCCCGGTATCCGGTAAGCTTCTGTTCGCTGTCAAAGACCCCAAAGGAAATAAATTGGCAAATAAAGAAGTACAGGTTAACAATACTGAAATGACATTCACTTATCCCATAAACAACCCAATGTTGTGGGATGAATTCAACCCTAATATCTACGAAGCAGCCGCAACTCTTGAAATGGAAGGCATGACTGATTCGAAATGTGAAACATTCGGTATGAGAAAACTGACGAACCAAAATGCTCTCCTACAGATTAATAACAGAAGACTCTTCCTTAGAGGAACACTGGAATGTTGCATTTTCCCGCTAAAGGGATATCCGCCGATGGACGAAGCCGGTTGGGAAAAAGTATTCAGTGCCGCCCGTGATTATGGCATGAACCACCTGCGCTTCCACTCCTGGTGTCCTCCGGAAGCTGCTTTCAACGTAGCTGATAGAATGGGATTCTACATTCAGGTTGAATTGCCTCTATGGACACTCAACGTAGGTGAAGATAAAGGCACTGTCGATTTTCTGTATAACGAAGCTGCCCACATCATGAAAGAATATGGCAATCACCCATCGTTCTGTTTCTGGAGTTTGGGTAATGAGCTGCAAGGAGATTTTAGTGTCATGGATAAATTACTCACCACCATTAAGCAGCAGGATAGCCGTCATTTGTATATGACTACTACATTCACTTTTGAACCAGGACATGGCAGTTGGCCCGAACCTAATGACGACTTCTGGGTTACACAGTGGACTAAAAACGGCTGGGTACGCGGGCAAGGAATTTTCGATGACCAACCTGTAAGTTTCAATAAAGACTTCTCCAGTGCTATAGAGGGTTTGCCTGTCCCACTTATTACCCACGAAATCGGACAATACAGTGTATTCCCAAATCTAAAAGAAATTGATAAATACACAGGTAATCTGATACCATTAAACTTTAAAGCCGTAGCTGCAGACCTTAAAAAGAAAGGACGGCTCCATCTGGCAGAAAGCAACCTGATGGCAAGTGGCAAACTGGCAACTATCTTATACAAAGAAGAAATAGAACGGGCACTAAAGACTCCCGGATTCAGTGGTTTCCAACTATTGGACCTGCATGACTTCCCCGGACAGGGCACTGCACTCGTCGGAATTATCGATGCATTCTGGGAGAGCAAAGGTTTAATCACTCCTGAAGAATTCCGGAATTTCTGTTCTCCGGTAGTACCGTTAGCACGCTTTGAGAAAGCTACCTATGTGAACAATGAAACCTTTAAAGCTCAGTTTGAAGCTACAAACTTCAGCGATAAAGTCCTGAGTGATATTCAACCGGAATGGACATTAAGTGATTCAAAAGGAACGGTCATTGCACAAGGCAATCTGGATAAACAAGAAATACCTGTGGGGAATGCATTTAATCTGGGAAGCATCTCTGTTCCTCTGGAATCCATATCCGTTGCCGACCAATTAACTTTATCCATCCGTTTTACAGGAACCCAGTATCAAAACTCCTGGAATGTTTGGGTATATCCTCAGGAAGTACCGGAAGTTGGTAAGGAAATCTTTTACACCCGTAGCTTTGCCGATGCAGAGAAAGCATTAAGTCAAGGGAAAAAGGTATTGCTGAACCCGGAAAAAGAAGAAATTAATGGGCTGGAAGGCAAATTTGTACAAGTATTCTGGAGCCCTGTACACTTCCCTAACCAACCGGGAACAATGGGAATCTTCTGTGATCCCACCCATCCGGCATTAGCAGACTTTCCAACTGAAATGCACAGTAACTGGCAATGGTGGAATATTTGCAAGAATGCTACAACCATGGAACTCGACAGTTTAAAAAACAATATGCAACCGATTGTCAGAATGGTAGATAACTTCTATAAGAACAGAAACTTAGGTTTACTATTCGAGGTAAAAGCAGGATACGGAAAGCTATTAGTATGTAGTTCAGACTTGGCAAAGGATCTCAATACCCGACCTGTAGCCCGTCAATTACGCTATAGCCTCCTGAAATATATGGAAAGTGATAAGTTCAATCCACAAGAAGAGGTTGCATTTAAACAGATAAAACAGGTACTCCATAATGTGAACCGGACAAAAGAAGAAAAGAAATCAATCTATGAGTAA
- a CDS encoding DUF3823 domain-containing protein, whose translation MKNINSLILILGLFLVTGCELDNFDEPKSEFKGRFVYEGEALQLRGTAYDNDCMMYAYQEGPEYEDRGAINLFVNSDGEFNSLMYDGFYKIVLRQDRGPWIPRKDTIEVNIKGNQILDVEVTPYFLIKDTEIDFQNKVVKVKCKINQMVETASIDRAVIYISKTKLVDNVAKIAEKSFTNLTPGEHEFTFDLNDNGVTDAAKFLYARIGVKAREGNDYIFSEVTQLR comes from the coding sequence ATGAAAAATATCAATAGCCTTATATTAATTCTTGGTTTGTTTCTGGTAACCGGTTGCGAGCTGGATAATTTCGATGAGCCTAAAAGTGAGTTTAAGGGCAGGTTTGTCTATGAGGGTGAAGCACTGCAATTAAGAGGGACTGCCTATGACAATGATTGTATGATGTATGCTTATCAGGAAGGACCTGAGTATGAAGATCGGGGTGCTATCAATTTGTTTGTTAACTCTGATGGCGAATTTAATTCTTTGATGTATGACGGCTTCTATAAGATTGTGTTGAGGCAGGACAGAGGCCCGTGGATTCCGCGGAAGGATACGATTGAAGTAAACATTAAAGGTAATCAGATATTGGATGTTGAGGTTACTCCTTATTTTCTTATCAAGGATACTGAAATTGATTTCCAGAATAAGGTGGTAAAGGTGAAATGCAAGATAAATCAGATGGTTGAGACTGCTTCTATTGACAGGGCCGTGATCTATATATCCAAAACGAAACTGGTGGATAATGTTGCGAAGATAGCGGAGAAATCATTCACCAATCTGACTCCGGGTGAGCATGAGTTTACTTTCGACCTGAATGATAATGGGGTTACTGATGCTGCCAAGTTTTTATATGCAAGAATCGGGGTTAAGGCACGGGAAGGAAATGATTATATATTTTCCGAGGTCACTCAACTGAGATAG
- a CDS encoding heparinase II/III domain-containing protein — MKNRLLLVLIFIPCLLSAQNGYYFFTESDISQIRSAAKTEWGKSIIESLKDTVEARREYPLTVPLLEGGHIHDYFCPEHKVRFSFDWNKPEAHYCSQCKHYWTGNKRYDWAWVNVAHTHNYTYLRNCMYLYLATGNKVYAEYIRNMLLDYASKYITYLDHDTARKVGPWGGKMFGQSLDESAWASDVCRAYMVAKSIMTTNEIREIEKGYLIPCSELLLRRRGTANWQVWHNSGLIALGVALQNDSIINVAINDPECGYHAQMERYVMDDGWWGEGSPTYHYYPLRAMLLSADAVRCRNINLYDRKLYKMLAAPASGVYADLYFPAHNDGWYGESLIAQVSLYEIAYQRYNKDPFFLSVLQQCYRYTDRNFGEALQNNIEIPQVTAMAAWPSVHFKETGYAVLRSGTKTVVMKYGPHGGGHGHPDKLSISIHDGEKEIVSDMGTCAYGVPAFTKWYRKTLSHSTLTVDAKDQKESTGKLLAFKAYKDGGEVSAEALGAYSGVTTERKLILKKNKLTDILTACSDEQHLYDYVLMLTEKPVFSQTGEAIILNDSPSYNYIKNAIVRKQSSPLSCKIGKAYMKIEVPDGQEFEVITGEAPGIPPGNGSVLPKYDSPFCYPLIVRVKDKKLRIKTEWKF; from the coding sequence ATGAAAAATAGACTTTTACTCGTACTGATCTTTATCCCTTGCCTGCTTTCAGCGCAAAACGGATATTATTTCTTCACTGAAAGCGACATCAGCCAAATACGCTCAGCCGCAAAAACGGAATGGGGAAAGAGCATTATAGAATCACTGAAAGATACCGTGGAAGCCCGGCGAGAATATCCCCTAACCGTACCTTTACTGGAAGGAGGACATATACACGATTATTTTTGTCCCGAACACAAAGTACGTTTTTCATTCGACTGGAATAAGCCGGAAGCACATTACTGTTCACAATGCAAGCATTATTGGACAGGAAATAAGCGTTATGATTGGGCATGGGTAAATGTGGCGCATACTCATAATTATACATATTTGCGCAACTGTATGTATTTATACCTTGCCACTGGCAATAAAGTCTATGCTGAATACATCCGGAATATGTTATTGGATTATGCATCCAAATATATTACTTATCTAGACCACGACACAGCTAGGAAAGTAGGTCCCTGGGGAGGCAAAATGTTTGGTCAAAGCCTTGATGAATCTGCATGGGCCAGTGATGTCTGCCGAGCCTATATGGTAGCCAAATCCATAATGACAACTAACGAAATAAGAGAGATAGAAAAAGGTTATCTTATACCCTGTTCCGAGCTTTTGCTGAGAAGAAGAGGAACTGCCAATTGGCAAGTATGGCACAATAGCGGTCTGATAGCATTAGGAGTAGCATTACAAAATGACAGCATCATCAACGTAGCTATCAATGATCCAGAATGTGGATACCATGCCCAAATGGAGAGATACGTTATGGATGACGGCTGGTGGGGCGAAGGTTCTCCTACCTATCATTATTATCCTTTACGAGCTATGCTTCTGTCAGCTGATGCCGTACGTTGCCGTAATATTAATCTATATGACAGAAAACTATATAAAATGCTTGCTGCTCCTGCATCCGGAGTATATGCAGATCTATATTTTCCAGCCCACAATGACGGATGGTATGGAGAGTCTTTAATTGCTCAGGTCAGCCTATATGAAATTGCCTACCAACGCTACAACAAGGATCCATTTTTCCTGAGTGTACTTCAACAGTGCTACCGATATACAGACAGGAACTTCGGTGAAGCATTACAGAATAATATAGAAATTCCTCAAGTAACAGCAATGGCAGCATGGCCATCCGTTCATTTTAAGGAAACGGGCTATGCTGTACTCAGATCAGGCACAAAGACAGTAGTCATGAAATACGGTCCACATGGTGGAGGACACGGTCATCCAGATAAACTATCCATTTCCATTCATGACGGTGAAAAGGAGATTGTATCTGACATGGGGACATGTGCCTATGGAGTACCTGCATTTACGAAGTGGTATCGGAAAACTTTATCACACAGCACACTAACCGTAGATGCTAAAGATCAAAAAGAATCAACCGGCAAATTGTTGGCATTCAAAGCATATAAGGACGGAGGAGAAGTTTCGGCAGAAGCTCTGGGGGCATATTCTGGAGTCACAACGGAAAGAAAGTTAATTTTAAAAAAGAATAAACTTACAGATATACTTACCGCCTGTTCTGATGAGCAGCATCTCTATGATTATGTCTTGATGCTTACAGAGAAACCTGTATTCAGCCAAACCGGAGAAGCTATCATCCTCAATGACTCGCCAAGCTACAACTATATAAAAAACGCAATAGTGCGAAAGCAATCATCGCCCCTTAGTTGCAAAATAGGAAAAGCATATATGAAGATCGAAGTGCCCGATGGACAAGAGTTTGAAGTTATTACGGGGGAAGCTCCTGGCATTCCACCGGGAAACGGAAGTGTTCTGCCAAAATATGATTCACCTTTTTGCTATCCTTTGATTGTAAGAGTAAAAGATAAGAAACTGAGAATTAAGACAGAATGGAAATTTTAA